In Comamonadaceae bacterium OS-1, a single window of DNA contains:
- the btuD_11 gene encoding vitamin B12 import ATP-binding protein BtuD has protein sequence MSAPTPPSASTTAPSAIEIIALTKRYGSSKPAVDTINLRIASGSYCCLLGPSGCGKSTTLRMVAGHESVTSGDILLENRNITDLPAAERGTAMMFQSFALFPHLSALDNVAFSLKMKGMDKAERHAKAKDLLERVAMGHLADRTPSELSGGQQQRVALARALITQPKVLLLDEPLSALDPFLRIQMRAELRRWQKELGLTFIHVTHSQEEAMALADTMVVMNHGLIEQVGSPHEVYNRPASEFVARFMGGHNVLDTAAGKIGVRTDHMQIIPAEAAVADGPHNIRAVVSDVEYQGTYVLLGLQKPGVAQTASSTAEFSVMVSEAQFAARPYRVAEAVQLAWAPDAAHLLSPVSIPPSVPVSVPAVA, from the coding sequence ATGTCCGCCCCTACCCCCCCTTCCGCTTCTACTACCGCACCTTCGGCCATCGAAATCATCGCGCTGACCAAGCGCTATGGATCGTCCAAGCCGGCCGTAGACACCATCAACCTGCGCATCGCCAGCGGTAGCTACTGCTGTTTGCTGGGGCCCTCGGGCTGCGGCAAAAGCACCACGCTGCGCATGGTGGCCGGACACGAATCGGTCACCAGCGGCGACATCCTGCTGGAAAACCGCAACATCACCGACCTGCCCGCCGCCGAACGCGGCACGGCCATGATGTTCCAGAGCTTTGCGCTGTTCCCGCACCTCAGCGCGCTGGACAACGTGGCCTTCAGCCTGAAGATGAAGGGCATGGACAAGGCCGAGCGCCATGCCAAGGCCAAGGACCTGCTGGAGCGCGTGGCCATGGGCCACCTGGCCGACCGCACGCCCAGCGAGCTGTCTGGCGGCCAGCAGCAGCGCGTGGCGCTGGCCCGGGCGCTGATCACCCAGCCCAAGGTGCTGCTGCTGGACGAACCCCTGTCGGCCCTGGACCCGTTCTTGCGCATCCAGATGCGTGCCGAGCTGCGCCGCTGGCAAAAGGAGCTGGGCCTGACCTTCATCCACGTCACCCATTCGCAAGAAGAAGCCATGGCCCTGGCCGACACCATGGTGGTGATGAACCACGGGCTGATCGAGCAGGTGGGCAGCCCGCACGAGGTCTACAACCGCCCGGCCAGCGAATTTGTGGCGCGCTTCATGGGCGGCCACAACGTGCTGGACACGGCTGCGGGAAAAATTGGTGTGCGCACCGACCACATGCAAATCATCCCTGCCGAGGCCGCTGTGGCCGACGGCCCGCACAACATCCGCGCCGTGGTCAGCGATGTGGAATACCAGGGCACCTACGTACTGCTGGGCCTGCAAAAACCCGGCGTGGCCCAAACCGCCAGCTCTACCGCCGAGTTCTCGGTGATGGTGTCCGAAGCCCAGTTTGCCGCCCGCCCCTACCGCGTGGCCGAGGCCGTGCAACTGGCCTGGGCACCGGATGCCGCGCACCTGCTGAGCCCTGTTTCCATTCCCCCTTCCGTTCCCGTTTCTGTCCCCGCTGTTGCCTGA